The following are encoded in a window of Spea bombifrons isolate aSpeBom1 chromosome 2, aSpeBom1.2.pri, whole genome shotgun sequence genomic DNA:
- the MARCKSL1 gene encoding MARCKS-related protein, with translation MGSLESKNKNADTAVSKEAEQQENGHVKTNGDAPPKQNGDSTPTNGSAEPVPEAEGSAEAIESAPPANGEAKEEEPPGKQTKKKMVFSFKKQFKLPFRNNKTKKEASEEPPAGEEAGSPKEEEAAPAEEIKDESVEAESAPNQESPKPEAEVPSNDDDDAQPEPAVEIAEETPKPAESEPSTEQPDEPPKEE, from the exons ATGGGCTCCCTGGAATCCAAGAATAAGAACGCTGACACTGCCGTCAGTAAGGAGGCAGAACAACAG GAAAATGGCCACGTGAAAACCAACGGGGATGCCCCTCCAAAGCAGAACGGAGATTCTACTCCAACGAATGGCTCCGCGGAGCCTGTCCCAGAAGCAGAGGGGTCTGCGGAGGCCATCGAATCGGCCCCTCCGGCTAATGGTGAGGCTAAAGAAGAGGAACCCCCAGGAAAGCAAACCAAGAAGAAGATGGTGTTCTCATTCAAGAAGCAATTCAAGCTTCCTTTCCGTAATAACAAGACCAAGAAGGAGGCTTCAGAAGAGCCCCCTGCTGGAGAGGAGGCAGGGTCTCCTAAAGAAGAGGAAGCTGCCCCCGCTGAAGAGATAAAGGATGAGTCTGTGGAGGCAGAGTCTGCCCCCAACCAGGAGAGCCCCAAACCTGAAGCAGAAGTGCCAtctaatgatgatgatgatgcccAACCCGAGCCAGCTGTGGAGATTGCAGAAGAGACACCCAAACCCGCGGAGTCTGAGCCCAGCACAGAACAGCCCGATGAGCCTCCAAAGGAGGAGTAG